Proteins encoded by one window of Nasonia vitripennis strain AsymCx chromosome 5, Nvit_psr_1.1, whole genome shotgun sequence:
- the LOC100119686 gene encoding 60S ribosomal protein L23a — translation MAPKPKPTEKAAGKAAEKKPAAEKKAEKKPATAASSTAKVTKPSEKKPAPAPAAAKKVAAAAKPAAKPAAKPAAKPAQKAASKPAAAKPKKNVQAQKKTPKGGKAAQPVQKALKAQKKILKGVQGSRVRKIRTSVHFHRPKTFRPPRNPKYPRKSVPNRNRMDAVNIIKFPLTTEAAMKKIEDNNTLVFIVHTRANKYHIKSSVKKLYDVDVLKVNTLIRPDGKKKAYVRLTRDYDALDVANKIGII, via the exons ATGGCTCCGAAACCGAAGCCCACGGAGAAAGCAG CGGGTAAGGCCGCCGAGAAGAAGCCAGCAGCGGAGAAGAAGGCTGAGAAGAAGCCAGCAACCGCTGCTTCTTCGACTGCCAAAGTCACCAAGCCCTCTGAGAAGAAGCCTGCTCCAGCACCCGCAGCAGCCAAGAaggtagcagcagcagccaagcCTGCAGCCAAGCCCGCAGCTAAGCCTGCAGCTAAGCCAGCCCAGAAAGCTGCCTCCAAGCCTGCGGCCGCCAAGCCCAAAAAGAATGTCCAGGCTCAGAAGAAGACCCCTAAGGGAGGAAAGGCTGCTCAGCCTGTACAGAAGGCCCTCAAGGCCCAGAAAAAG ATCCTGAAGGGTGTCCAGGGATCTCGTGTGAGGAAAATCAGGACCTCTGTTCACTTCCACCGGCCAAAGACATTCAGGCCACCAAGGAACCCCAAGTACCCACGCAAATCTGTACCCAACAGGAATCG CATGGATGCAGTCAACATCATCAAATTCCCTCTGACGACTGAAGCAGCCATGAAGAAGATTGAAGACAACAACACTCTGGTGTTCATTGTACATACGCGTGCGAACAAATACCACATCAAGTCTTCAGTTAAGAAGCTGTACGACGTTGACGTCCTGAAAGTAAACACCCTCATCAGGCCTGACGGCAAAAAGAAGGCTTACGTTCGCCTGACAAGAGATTACGATGCTCTTGACGTTGCCAACAAAATCGGCATCATATAA
- the LOC103315339 gene encoding ras-related protein Rab-34, translating into MLESRSAIYKMINSDVSSDRTIRKWPAPYSEEKTAYHERDFSPVVRRVCAAQPLLPRISKVIVLGDVAVGKTSLVNRFCHKSFDNNYKATIGVDFEVERFDVLGVPFNLQIWDTAGQERFKCIAASYYRGANVIMIVFDLGSLMSLHHCAQWLTEANRSNTGPYHIFLVGTKRDLLSNQVYEIVEKKALEISRRMRAELWAVSARTGDGVSELFARVAALAFNASVLREVQSARLEPIALGTDLIRLNRETKKVRMKDRRIPKCSNCQN; encoded by the exons ATGCTGGAGAGCCGCTCCGCGATTTACAAGATGATCAACAGCGACGTGAGCAGCGACAGGACG ATCCGAAAGTGGCCGGCGCCGTACTCGGAAGAAAAGACGGCCTACCACGAGCGGGACTTCAGCCCGGTGGTGCGCAGGGTCTGCGCTGCGCAACCGCTGCTTCCGCGCATTTCGAAAGTCATTGTGCTCGGCGACGTTGCGGTCGGCAAGACTTCCCTGGTCAATCG CTTCTGTCACAAGTCCTTCGACAACAACTACAAGGCGACGATCGGCGTGGATTTCGAGGTCGAGCGATTCGACGTACTCGGAGTTCCTTTCAACCTGCAAAT TTGGGACACGGCGGGACAGGAGAGATTCAAGTGCATCGCCGCCTCGTACTACAGGGGAGCGAACG TGATAATGATAGTCTTCGACCTGGGCAGCCTGATGTCGCTGCACCACTGCGCCCAGTGGCTCACCGAGGCGAACCGCAGCAACACCGGACCTTACCACATCTTCCTCGTCGGCACCAAGCGGGACCTGCTC TCGAACCAGGTGTACGAGATCGTGGAGAAGAAGGCGCTGGAGATATCGCGCCGCATGAGGGCCGAGCTGTGGGCCGTTTCCGCCAGGACAGGCGACGGGGTCTCGGAGCTCTTTGCCAGAGTCGCGGCGCTCGCCTTCAACGCCAGTGTCCTCAGAGAGGTGCAGAGCGCCCGACTCGAGCCGATAGCCCTCGGCACCGACTTGATAA GACTCAACCGGGAAACGAAGAAAGTGCGGATGAAGGACCGAAGAATACCCAAGTGCTCGAATTGCCAGAACTGA
- the LOC100216322 gene encoding uncharacterized protein LOC100216322 — MEVVEVSHEKIHHLDPTNQKNGFQHTECTKKYVQPPRVKPFAPRTVYCPPKNPIDSGTTYHSSYYNENQSREARPQPFKPTPCINLPNDKFSDDTTTKLSFKPVWGIRKAAPIFPHQRLCPQKGRMEDVTTIRQDYSPKVVAKPNLILPCGNIRASKGKLETATTTLLSYMNPGQIQPVTSFKPQMKYCRPNEPTANETTQKLSYLPYQVGKKENYPWAQKPIYRRPEAPMHDETTYGKSYLESKGRKETPILPKDSDLFSCGAQFLENTVYRESFLPCQREPVTPIKPCENLSLSDKKMSCDTTSKMSFQPVKGEMRKPIVPRQRKILCDAGSMQNATTNQLEFTPKFVRRPDVVVPCGHIRTAEQPLEAATTTALSYGNPGPVTHVPNYKPSLKYCKPEEKIDAETVNKLSYREWSIGPKEQLPWAQKGKYQPPRDKMPGNTVYHTSFPPPGHFVEERPPSTSADCPCPSYK, encoded by the exons ATGGAAGTCGTGGAAGTATCGcatgaaaaaattcatcatttgGACCCGACTAACCAAAAAAACGGTTTTCAACACACCGAa TGCACGAAGAAATATGTTCAACCGCCAAGAGTCAAGCCCTTCGCCCCTCGGACGGTTTACTGTCCTCCGAAAAATCCGATCGATTCAGGGACGACTTACCATTCTTCGTATTACAACGAAAATCAATCACGCGAAGCCCGACCGCAACCGTTTAAGCCGACACCTTGCATTAATTTACCGAATGATAAGTTTTCCGATGATACAACTACCAAGTTGAGCTTCAAGCCAGTGTGGGGCATACGCAAGGCTGCGCCCATTTTTCCCCATCAGAG ATTATGCCCGCAAAAAGGACGCATGGAAGATGTGACGACCATACGACAGGACTACTCGCCCAAAGTCGTGGCGAAACCAAATTTAATCCTACCTTGCGGAAACATTAGAGCCAGTAAAGGTAAATTAGAAACAGCGACAACCACCTTGTTGTCCTACATGAATCCGGGGCAAATCCAGCCAGTAACGAGTTTCAAACCTCAAATGAAGTACTGCCGACCAAATGAACCCACGGCGAATGAAACCACGCAAAAATTGAGCTACTTACCTTATCAAGTGGGCAAAAAGGAAAACTATCCGTGGGCCCAAAAACCGATTTACAG ACGTCCGGAAGCCCCGATGCACGATGAAACGACGTACGGAAAAAGCTATCTGGAGAGCAAGGGGAGGAAGGAAACCCCGATACTTCCCAAGGACTCGGATTTGTTTTCTTGTGGAGCTCAGTTCCTCGAGAACACGGTTTATCGCGAGAGTTTTCTGCCCTGTCAGAGAGAGCCAGTTACTCCGATAAAGCCCTGCGAGAACCTCTCGCTGTCTGATAAAAAAATGTCGTGCGACACCACGAGCAAG ATGAGTTTTCAGCCGGTGAAGGGCGAGATGAGAAAACCGATCGTACCCCGCCAAAGAAAGATCTTGTGTGACGCGGGATCGATGCAAAACGCAACTACCAATCAACTGGAGTTCACTCCGAAATTCGTGAGACGACCGGATGTTGTGGTGCCTTGTGGACACATTCGCACGGCCGAGCAACCGTTGGAAGCCGCAACTACCACGGCTCTGTCATACGGCAATCCTGGACCTGTAACTCATGTGCCGAATTACAAACCGAGCTTGAAATATTGCAA ACCCGAAGAGAAGATTGATGCGGAAACGGTAAACAAGTTGTCCTACCGTGAGTGGTCGATTGGTCCTAAGGAGCAGCTTCCTTGGGCTCAAAAGGGCA
- the LOC100121841 gene encoding pre-mRNA-splicing factor ATP-dependent RNA helicase PRP16 gives MEESNDLYRLEGTDNSEAGGLIIAKKKPSDHTFKKPQTSVFGLDKLAEQKRRENSQEPGRSKNSSDSHNTRRYRTYAEETPTYTGGVDRTAKEKLEARLKRQRLDKNAKYRDRERRSDRNGDRDRDRYRDRDRDRNRHGDSARGDRSSHRDWTPRFRDEPQTPKYRIKDTTSRTNWEDDDDDDEPRRRSTWDHPTPNLYRERDARDSIRSEFTPSYKYNAWVKDRKNSGATPLVDDEERELWEKEQRRLDREWYGLGDDESKHFDDVSEEYTQKKEQEMEAKKQKRLSAQQRQINKDNELWERNRMLTSGVVSSLDHDDDIDDEGEARVHLLIHNVVPPFLDGRIVFTKQPEPVIPVRDPTSPMALVARKGSVLVRAYREQKERRRAQKKHWELAGTNLGNIMGVQDARKHDKEAPGQETDYKAGQKYASHINDEVVVEGKHKKIQEQRRRLPVFAVRQELLNVIRENSVVIIVGETGSGKTTQLTQYLHEDGYSTNGMIGCTQPRRVAAMSVAKRVSDEMDSNLGDKVGYAIRFEDCTSKETIIKYMTDGILLRESLREGDLDRYSVVIMDEAHERSLSTDVLFGLLRDVVARRHDLKLIVTSATMDSSKFASFFGNAATFQIPGRTFPVEIIFSKNHVEDYVEAAVKQVMNIHLQHRHGDILVFMPGQEDIEVTCEVLKERLGEIEGAAPLSILPIYSQLPSDLQAKIFQQAKEGLRKCVVATNIAETSLTVDGIVFVVDSGFCKLKVYNPRIGMDALQIYPVSQANSNQRSGRAGRTGPGQCFRLYTERQYLDELLITGVPEIQRTNLANTVLLLKSLGVQDLLAFHFMDPPPQDNILNSLYQLWILGALDNTGRLTGLGRQMAEFPLDPPQCQMLIIASKLGCTAEILIIVSMLSVPSIFYRPKGREEDSDSAREKFQVPESDHLTFLNVYNQWKTNGYSSSWCNDHFIHAKAMRKVREVRQQLEEILKQQKMEVISCGTEWDIVRKCICSAYFHQAARLKGIGEYVNCRTGMPCHLHPTSALFGMGFTPDYVVYHELVMTAKEYMQCVTAVDGHWLAELGPMFFSVKETGKSGRAKKQALQHLNEMEGQMKAAEAEMKARAQEQLEREQASVRKQEILTPGMKEPGTPASYRKTPKRLGL, from the exons ATGGAAGAAAGTAACGATTTGTACAGACTGGAAGGAACAGATAATTCTGAAGCAGGTGGCTTGATTATTGCTAAAAAGAAGCCTTCGGATCATACCTTTAAAAAGCCACAAACATCAGTATTTGGACTCGACAAGCTAGCGGAGCAAAAGCGTAGAGAAAATTCTCAAGAACCTGGCAGATCCAAAAATTCTTCTGATTCCCATAATACCAGAAGGTATAGAACGTATGCAGAGGAAACTCCAACCTATACTGGAGGAGTTGATAGAACTGCCAAGGAAAAACTAGAAGCTAGATTAAAGCGTCAAAGGCTAGACAAAAATGCCAAGtatcgagatagagagaggagAAGTGACAGAAATGGAGACCGAGATAGAGACAGATACAGAGATAGGGATAGGGATAGAAATAGGCATGGGGACAGTGCCAGAGGAGACAGAAGCAGTCACAGAGACTGGACTCCAAGATTCAGAGATGAGCCACAAACTCCAAAGTATAGGATAAAG GACACAACCTCCAGAACAAATTGGgaggatgatgatgacgacgacgagccaAGAAGAAGATCAACTTGGGATCACCCCACTCCAAATTTATATAGAGAAAGAGATGCAAGGGACAGTATAAGAAGTGAATTCACACCTTCTTATAAGTACAATGCTTGGGTAAAAGATCGTAAAAATAGTGGTGCAACTCCTCTGGTTGATGACGAAGAAAGGGAATTGTGGGAAAAAGAGCAGAGAAG ACTTGATCGTGAATGGTATGGTCTTGGCGATGACGAATCCAAACACTTTGATGATGTCTCAGAGGAGTATACACAGAAAAAAGAACAGGAAATGGAGGCTAAAAAACAGAAAAGATTATCTGCGCAGCAGCGACAAATCAATAAAGACAATGAATTGTGGGAGCGTAACAGAATGCTGACTTCTGGTGTTGTTAGTTCACTGGATCATGATGATGATATTGATGACGAGGGAGAAGCGAGAGTTCATCTGTTAATACACAACGttgttccgccatttttggaTG GTCGCATCGTTTTTACAAAGCAACCAGAACCTGTGATACCAGTAAGAGATCCAACATCTCCGATGGCTTTAGTCGCTAGAAAAGGCTCAGTCTTAGTACGCGCTTATAGGGAACAAAAAGAACGCAGACGCGCGCAAAAGAAGCACTGGGAATTAGCTGGAACAAATCTTGGAAATATCATGGGTGTGCAGGATGCTCGCAAACATGATAAAGAAGCTCCAGGTCAAGAGACTGACTACAAAGCTGGGCAAAAATATGCCAGTCACATCAATGACGAGGTAGTTGTAGAAGgaaaacacaaaaaaattcaagaaCAGAGAAGGCGCCTTCCGGTTTTTGCTGTGAGACAGGAACTTCTTAACGTTATTCGGGAAAATAGCGTTGTGATTATTGTCGGTGAAACCGGCAGTG GCAAAACCACGCAATTGACGCAGTACTTACACGAAGATGGGTACAGTACGAACGGAATGATCGGTTGTACACAGCCGAGGAGAGTAGCAGCCATGTCCGTCGCTAAAAGAGTATCGGACGAAATGGATTCAAATCTGGGTGATAAAGTCGGCTACGCTATTCGATTCGAAGATTGTACTTCTAAAGAG ACAATAATCAAATACATGACTGATGGTATCTTGTTGAGAGAAAGTTTACGTGAAGGAGACCTTGATCGCTACAGCGTTGTCATTATGGACGAAGCTCACGAGCGTTCTTTATCTACAGACGTCCTATTCGGGCTACTAAGAGAC GTGGTTGCCCGACGACACGATTTAAAGCTGATCGTTACCTCAGCTACTATGGATTCGAGTAAATTCGCCTCGTTCTTCGGCAACGCGGCGACGTTCCAGATCCCTGGTCGCACCTTCCCAGTTGAAATAATCTTCAGCAAGAACCACGTTGAGGACTACGTTGAGGCGGCGGTCAAACAAGTAATGAATATCCACTTGCAACACCGGCACGGCGACATTTTAGTTTTCATGCCTGGTCAAGAAGATATCGAAGTAACCTGCGAGGTGCTCAAAGAGCGGCTTGGTGAAATCGAAGGCGCCGCTCCTCTGTCGATTCTTCcgatttattcgcagcttccctCCGATCTTCAAGCTAAGATCTTCCAGCAAGCAAAGGAAGGATTGCGAAAATGTGTTGTCGCTACAAATATTGCTGAGACTTCGTTGACTGTCGATGGCATTGTGTTCGTCGTTGATTCAGGCTTCTGTAAGCTAAAGGTCTATAATCCAAGAATAGGTATGGACGCTCTGCAGATCTATCCAGTGTCTCAAGCGAACTCAAATCAGCGATCAGGTCGTGCAGGTCGAACAGGACCTGGACAGTGCTTCCGCTTGTACACTGAACGCCAGTACCTTGATGAACTCTTAATCACGGGCGTACCTGAGATACAGCGTACGAATTTAGCTAATACGGTTCTCCTACTAAAATCCTTGGGCGTTCAAGACCTGCTGGCCTTTCACTTTATGGATCCGCCACCGCAGGACAACATTTTGAATTCTTTGTATCAACTATGGATACTCGGTGCACTTGACAATACCGGGAGGCTGACCGGCCTCGGTCGACAAATGGCGGAATTCCCATTGGACCCGCCACAATGCCAGATGCTCATCATAGCTTCGAAGCTGGGGTGTACTGCTGAAATTCTGATCATTGTTTCCATGCTGTCTGTACCGTCGATATTTTACAGACCCAAAGGTCGCGAGGAAGACTCAGATTCGGCTAGAGAAAAATTCCAGGTACCCGAATCTGACCATTTGACCTTTCTTAATGTCTACAACCAATGGAAAACGAATGGATACTCAAGCTCCTGGTGTAACGACCATTTTATCCATGCGAAAGCCATGCGAAAA GTGAGGGAAGTTCGGCAGCAACTCGAGGAAATTTTAAAGCAACAAAAAATGGAGGTCATTAGTTGTGGCACCGAGTGGGATATTGTACGCAAGTGCATTTGCTCGGCGTATTTCCACCAGGCTGCCAGGCTTAAGGGTATCGGCGAGTATGTCAATTGTCGTACGGGTATGCCTTGTCACTTGCATCCGACCTCAGCGCTGTTCGGTATGGGTTTTACTCCGGATTACGTGGTGTATCACGAACTAGTGATGACGGCAAAGGAGTACATGCAGTGCGTAACTGCGGTAGACGGACACTGGCTGGCCGAGCTTGGTCCGATGTTTTTTTCTGTCAAAGAAACTGGCAAGAGCGGACGCGCCAAAAAGCAAGCTCTACAGCATCTTAATGAGATGGAAGGTCAAATGAAGGCTGCGGAGGCTGAGATGAAGGCTCGGGCACAGGAGCAGCTCGAGCGCGAGCAGGCATCCGTCCGAAA GCAAGAGATATTGACTCCTGGAATGAAAGAGCCTGGCACTCCAGCATCGTACAGAAAAACTCCTAAACGTTTGGGATTGTAA
- the LOC103315328 gene encoding phosphatidylinositol 4-kinase type 2-alpha: protein MSDSEQRQLHVPYREYNSHNSTNPATLVETDALVDLSVTPNSNVILANGQPLHLLPEVEFAPSLSVDQPTAIDSPGTDRESQPLLGRLELDVTYNRFPDDPQFSELVWQAECAIDNGIFPQRIYQGSSGSYFVKNPAGKIIGVFKPKDEEPYGRLNPKWTKWMHKLCCPCCFGRSCLIPNQGYLSEAGASLVDRKLGLGVVPNTRVVKLVSKTFNYVRIDREKARMKQAILDQFPAVASHFNRIGLPPKIGSFQLFVDGYKDADYWLRRWESEPPPPHLAKQFQLQFERLVVLDYIIRNTDRGNDNWLIKYSPGSPKNGTEGEVKIAAIDNGLAFPFKHPDSWRAYPYHWAWLSQAKLPFSETTRELVLPQLSDHNFVQDLCDDLYLLFKQDKGFDRHHYDKQMSVMRGQILNLQQALKDSKSPVQLVQMPAVIVEKAKGNGAPRLFSFSDTFTQRFQNKSPFFSWC, encoded by the exons ATGAGCGACTCGGAACAGCGTCAACTGCACGTGCCTTACAGAGAGTATAATAGTCACAACAGTACTAATCCTGCAACGCTTGTTGAAACGGACGCTCTAGTTGACTTATCAGTGACTCCAAACAGTAACGTTATTTTGGCCAACGGGCAACCACTACACTTATTACCAGAGGTTGAATTTGCTCCTAGCTTGAGTGTTGATCAACCAACAGCCATTGATTCTCCTGGTACTGACCGGGAGAGCCAGCCTCTCCTGGGTCGATTAGAACTGGATGTAACTTACAATCGTTTTCCTG atGATCCACAATTTTCCGAGCTAGTTTGGCAGGCTGAATGTGCAATAGATAATGGGATATTTCCTCAACGAATATACCAAGGATCTAGTGGCagttattttgttaaaaatccTGCAGGG aaaatCATAGGTGTTTTCAAACCTAAAGATGAAGAACCTTATGGAAGACTAAATCCCAAGTGGACAAAATGGATGCATAAACTATGTTGTCCATGTTGCTTTGGTAGAAGTTGTTTGATTCCAAATCAAGGCTACTTGAGTGAAGCAGGAGCCAGTTTAGTTGATCGAAAACTTGGTTTAGGAGTTGTACCAAATACTAGAGTCGTTAAACTCGTCAGTAAAACTTTCAATTATGTTAGGATCGACAGAGAAAAGGCTCGCATGAAACAGGCGATATTGGATCAATTTCCAGCAGTAGCTTCACATTTTAATAGAATAGGATTGCCCCCGAAAATCGGTTCCTTCCAACTCTTTGTAGATGGATACAAAGATGCAGACTACTGGCTCAGACGGTGGGAGAGCGAACCACCGCCTCCTCATTTAGCAAAACAATTTCAACTTCAGTTCGAGCGTCTAGTAGTTTTGGACTACATTATTAGAAATACAGACAGAG GTAACGACAACTGGTTAATAAAATATAGCCCCGGGTCGCCGAAGAACGGGACAGAAGGAGAAGTCAAAATTGCGGCAATCGATAACGGATTAGCATTCCCGTTCAAGCACCCAGATTCGTGGCGTGCATATCCTTATCACTGGGCTTGGTTGAGCCAAGCCAAACTGCCCTTTAGCGAAACGACGCGAGAACTCGTCTTACCACAACTTTCTGACCACAATTTTGTACAAGACTTGTGTGATGATTTATACCTGTTATTTAAA cAAGATAAAGGATTTGATCGACACCATTACGATAAACAGATGAGTGTGATGCGAGGCCAAATATTAAATCTTCAACAAGCATTGAAAGATTCGAAAAGTCCTGTACAATTAGTTCAAATGCCGGCTGTTATTGTTGAAAA GGCCAAAGGAAATGGAGCACCAAGGCTGTTTTCATTCTCGGACACTTTTACTCAGCGCTTCCAAAATAAGAGTCCATTCTTTTCCTGGTGTTGA